In the Engraulis encrasicolus isolate BLACKSEA-1 chromosome 9, IST_EnEncr_1.0, whole genome shotgun sequence genome, one interval contains:
- the LOC134454962 gene encoding cAMP-responsive element modulator-like has translation MEETSRKKHGGPKGSSVYYEHEDSEQGREAQETGKRREYPRRAHRKVVNMPSDAPVVPKIEDKGEANDSPNVPPVPMPTSIFQTATGQYIAFTQNGAIQLTNAAGEGLQPLPMHHPSGGPPPGPPMGPYATQSGDAGQHYYMPANKMTVQAATGDMSAYQMHPPAPGLPQGVMMGGSPGPMHGHGHGHGHPHHTEEATRKRELRLLKNREAAKECRRRKREYVRCLETRVTSLEQHNKSLEQHNKKLQEELQYLKDIYQVQTN, from the exons ATGGAAGAGACTTCTCGAAAGAAACACGGTGGTCCGAAGGGGTCATCTGTGTATTATGAG CATGAGGACTCTGAACAAGGAAGGGAGGCCCAGGAGACTGGCAAAAGAAGAGAGTACCCACGGAGGGCCCACAG GAAAGTGGTCAACATGCCATCAGATGCCCCCGTGGTGCCTAAAATTGAAGACAAGGGAGAAGCCAACGATAGTCCCAATGTACCGCCAGTTCCTATGCCCACATCTATTTTTCAGACTGCCACTGGGCAATACA ttgcTTTCACCCAGAACGGCGCCATTCAGCTGACCAATGCAGCAGGAGAGGGGCTGCAGCCTCTgcctatgcatcatccctcaggGGGCCCTCCTCCGGGGCCACCCATGGGCCCCTACGCCACACAGTCAGGAGACGCCGGACAGCACTACTACATGCCCGCCAACAAGATGACAGTACAAG CCGCCACAGGGGACATGAGCGCGTACCAGATGCACCCCCCAGCCCCTGGTCTGCCCCAGGGAGTGATGATGGGGGGCTCCCCCGGCCCCATGCACGGACACGGGCACGGACACGGACACCCGCACCACACCGAAGAGGCTACGCGCAAGAGGGAGCTACGCCTGCTCAagaacag ggaggCGGCCAAGGAGTGCCGGCGGAGGAAGCGCGAGTACGTGCGTTGCCTGGAGACGCGCGTCACCTCTCTGGAGCAACACAACAAGAGTCTGGAGCAGCACAACAAGAAGCTGCAGGAGGAGCTGCAGTACCTGAAGGACATCTACCAAGTCCAGACAAACTAG